From a single Papaver somniferum cultivar HN1 unplaced genomic scaffold, ASM357369v1 unplaced-scaffold_19, whole genome shotgun sequence genomic region:
- the LOC113338628 gene encoding uncharacterized protein LOC113338628 has product MISSDSNPHDEQALHNLVITQTELNSREVQYNTMLKQKSRIKWVMEGSSNSNLFHSNIKIRQTTNAICELEEENGNLVSDQARISDMLVNFFEQRFKAQYVVVNDSILDVIPKIITESDQFMLEVTPEAEDIKAAVFGMDGDSAPGADSFSVILKYGFSKDWCQWLEALLSSAKISVMVNGGSNGFFSMQKGLKQGDPLSPILFVLMEEVLRKNLTRLVETNKIQPMVTRNGIAPTHLLFADDIFLFSNGSKKSILNLLQLLDDCQLCSGQSINKVKSKCLIDGCSNVRKAQIANILQMDLTSFSDKYLGVIIHPERVKTATLWPMVEKMQEYLAV; this is encoded by the exons ATGATAAGTTCAGATTCTAATCCTCATGATGAACAGGCACTGCATAATCTGGTTATTACTCAAACTGAACTTAATTCAAGAGAAGTGCAGTACAATACAATGTTGAAACAAAAATCCAGAATAAAGTGGGTAATGGAAGGATCTTCAAATTCTAATTTATTTCATTCAAATATTAAGATTAGGCAAACAACAAATGCCATTTGTGAACTGGAGGAAGAAAATGGAAATTTGGTATCTGATCAAGCAAGAATCAGTGACATGTTAGTGAATTTTTTTGAACAAAGATTTAAAGCTCAATATGTGGTTGTTAATGACTCTATTCTTGATGTCATACCTAAAATTATTACTGAATCAGATCAATTTATGCTTGAAGTGACCCCTGAAGCAGAGGATATTAAAGCTGCGGTTTTTGGAATGGATGGAGATAGTGCACCAGGGGCTGATAGTTTCTCAG TTATTCTCAAGTATGGCTTTTCCAAGGATTGGTGTCAGTGGTTGGAAGCTCTCTTATCATCTGCCAAAATATCTGTCATGGTCAATGGTGGGTCAAATGGTTTCTTCTCAATGCAAAAGGGACTCAAACAAGGGGATCCTTTATCTCCAATTTTGTTTGTTCTAATGGAGGAAGTACTAAGAAAAAATCTGACAAGGTTGGTGGAAACAAACAAGATTCAGCCAATGGTAACAAGAAATGGTATTGCTCCTACCCATTTgctttttgctgatgacatttTCCTTTTTAGTAATGGTTCAAAGAAGAGTATTCTCAATCTTTTACAATTACTTGATGATTGCCAACTTTGTTCTGGTCAAAGCATTAATAAAGTAAAAAGCAAGTGTTTAATTGATGGTTGTTCTAATGTCAGAAAAGCTCAGATTGCAAACATCTTACAAATGGATTTAACTTCATTCTCAGATAAATATCTGGGAGTCATTATCCATCCAGAGAGAGTTAAAACTGCTACATTATGGCCAATGGTTGAAAAGATGCAAGAATATTTGGCAGTCTGA